The following is a genomic window from Sciurus carolinensis chromosome 3, mSciCar1.2, whole genome shotgun sequence.
TGGCCACGTAGGAGGCAGTCAACCACTGTGTCTCATATTTAGTGCTGAGAACCATGAGAAAGGGCAGTGGCCCTCAGAGAAGTCAGGCTGTGGCCAACACCGTTAGCCCTGTGCTGTCCCCAGGCCTGGCAGCTGCAGgcaagttttgtgtgtgtgtgtgtgtgtgtgtgtgtgtgtgtgcgcgcatgtgcACCAACACAGGCACTTAAGGGGCGGGTAAAAGCAAACGCAGAACTCAGGGGGCCATACTGGGCCCCCTTGTGAATAAGGGCCATTGGTAGCCCCTATccccaggccaggctgggcacaCAAAATtaagagctggggctggggagatagctcagtcggtagagtgcttgccttgtaagcacaaggccctgggttcgatccccagtactgcaaaaaaaaacaaacaaacaaacaaaaaaaactaagagCCACCTTCTCCAAGGTGGGCAGTCAAGCCAGCACAGAGGGAGCAAATTTCCTGAGAAGCAGCAGCTCTTCAGGAGCACACAGTCAGAAGAAGCAGTGCCCATCAGTCTCTGCCTCCAGGGTGTGGGGACCAAAACCAGGAGAGCCAGCTGCCCACTCCTGAGGTGGCTGGCAGAGTGACTTGCTAGGAATTGTGGGCCACAGCACCTGCTCTGCCTCAAGACCACAGGAAAGACAGACGACAGGAGGAAGTGGCCTGAGCCTTGGGCCCTGGACAAGCTGTGCCCATTCCGCCTTCTGCTCACCAGGTTTATTATGGGGTCaggaggcaggggacaggggaGTCCTGTGCTTCCACCCGGGTTGGAGAAGCCAGGGCTCCCCTGGTCTCTGGCAAAGACTTGGGACTTCCCGGTTCTGCTGCCACGTTTGCTGAAGGCTGCCCTGAGGGCAGGGACcagattgggggtgggggtgtcaatggggagcaggaggggcagAGCCCTGAGCCTGGGGAGGATCCCCCACAAACTGGGTGGGAACAGTAGGAGAACAAACTCAGTGTCCACACACACCCTGATGACACAGGCTGCCTGCTGTTGCCATGACAACAGCAATACCACCCCCACCGCCAAGCTGTGTGGTCACTGGGGAAGGGGGAGGGTACTTCTCAATCACAAATGGAAAAGAGGGGGacggcaggaagaaggggagcAGCACCTTTCCTTCTCCCCCCGCTTGGTTGGGGGTGGCCAGGGGCTCAGGGGAGAAGGCTCACAGGTCACCCCTTCCAACTGGTTCCCCTCCCTAGGTCCACAGCCAGCCAGGCCTTTGGGACTCACGTCCTCCTCACTTGCACACCTCCCTGGGGAGCAGCTAACCCTTCCAGAGTCCTCCCCACCCCAAGCCAGCAcagcctggccctggccctggccctggccctgggtctCCTAACCGCTCCACAAGGCCTGTTTTCCCCTTCCCCACTTTGGAAGGCTTGTGATCCTCCAAaagccagccctgcccaggaTGAGGAATCTGGGACCTCGGGGTCCCTCAGCTACCTCTGGAGCCTTTCTTTCCTATACCCTGATTTTCTGGAccatcccctccccacctgcctcctaCTAGTCTTCCTCACTGGGCctgaggaggggaaaaaaaaaataaaggcacaatctccatggtggtggtggtgttttggGGGATCTTCCCTGACAAATCCAGGTTCTTCTTCCCCTCACATCTCACGGCTGACCCAACAGCAAATTTTGCTCCTGGGCTTTGGGCAGTAGCTTGGGTCCTGGTCCCTGCTCTGCCTTTACCTCTCCAGCCAGGTCCACAGTGCAACCAGATCAGGTCCCTCGGCTGGAACCCTCCACCCTCCCAAGGCTCCAGCATTACAGGAGCCTCCAAGAAGCCAACACTCTGGCCACCCCAGCCACGCAGCTCCGCTGGCTGGCCTCCCTGCTGCTTCCCAcaagctccctccctccctcccgaaGCCTGAACACTGGCTGCCTCCAGATGGcctccttccctggcctccctcccATCTTCCTGATGCCCCTTCCCCCACACCTCGTAAGCCACACCTGCCCTTCCCTGATGCGCCCTTCTCTGCAGAACTCACTGCCTTCAGATGTCCTAGGCAACGTGTCTGTTTTATTTATAGTCTCTCCCTCCACTGGACTGTGAACTTCTGGAGGGCAGGTATTTTCGTCTGTTTTATTCCCTACCATATCCCCAGTGCCTAGAACATAgatgctcaagaaatatttgagCAAACAAATGAAGTCCCTGTGACCCACCCCACCTACATTGCACCACCCACCACCCCGCTCTCTACCTGGGACACTGGAAAAAGTACTGGGCAGGTGCCTCAGGCAGCTCTGGCCTGGCCTTGATTTGTGGCCCCCATCCAGCCTTTCCTTTCTGAGTCTCCACTCCTCCAAATGTACGACGGACAGATCGGGCTGATTCTCCTCCAGCTTTCACTGCGTTGGGGCTCACAGTGCCTGCGGCATCTCTCCAAGGCCAGAATAGAAGCAGGCGGCATGTAGACAGGGATTTCAGAGGCAGGGGATGGGGGCAACTGGTGGTACCTATTTGGAAGAAATCTCTAGGTCTTCAGGGCCCTGCCTAGAAACAGGTGGGATCATGTCATTGGATGGAGCTACAAACAGACTTGAGAAAGGATTCTCCAAAAATATATCCATATTTTAAGTCACCTCCATAGTCCAGTCTGGGAAGCCTAAGGAACGGAAGTCAAGTCCTCTAAAGGTTGAGGTCGGGGTCACAAGTGCAGAACCAAGCCATTACCGGAGGAAGCCAGCCATCAGGCAGGTCAATGTGGGAAGCAGCAGGGTGGGCAGGGGCAAGGGCAGCAGCTGTCCTGGAGCCCGGGACCTGGACACCTCTCGATCTCCCAGACGCTGAGGTGGTCTGATGTTGTCTTTCATCTCCAGTGTCTGCTGCTTGTTGTAGTACAACTTCTGGGAGAATGCCAGGATCTGTGGAAGGCACGGGGCTCAGCCGGAAGCAGATGGAGCCACACTCCCTGCTGTGTCACCTCAGGCCAGTCATCTCACCTCTCTGAGCCCGCATTAGGAAAAAGGTGCTCCGAATTATTAATTCTCCAGGTCGTTATGAAGATGAAAGGAACACGGGTTGTAAGTTCCCTAGCATTGGTAGGGGACTAAGTTCCCATTACCCTAACTCACAATTCTGAGGGTCTGTGATTTACCTCTCTTGCTACTCTCATCACTCTTTATTGCAGCACCGTGATTCTCATTCTTGAGTATCCATTAACATCCGCCGGGGGCTTGTTGTGCTCCAGATACCTGGGCCCTACCCGCAGAATTTCTGATTGAGTCAGTCTGGGATAAGGCCTGAGAATTGGCATTTCTGGCAGATTCCTACTGGTGATGAGGATGATGTcactggtccagggaccacacctCGAAAATCAATGTTATGGAACAAAAGTACCACAGGGCAGCAATTTGGGCCCTTGTAGCTTCTGCTGTTTCCCTGGAAGCTAGTGTACTGTGAGACTCAactaccatttgttgaatgaatgaactgttTCCTACTGCCACCAAGCAACTACTGGCCAGCTCCAGACCCTCCCCCAAGCTGACACCTCTCCCTAGGACACCAACCTGCTTGACTCCCACCGACTTTCCTGGAAGCCTTTTGTGATCACCCACCCCCTTTCACGGCCTCCTGTTCAACCAGGAAAGAAACAGGCCAGAACTCTCTTGTCTGTCTCCCCCAGTGAAGTGTCCAAAGATTGAATTAATGAACTTCAGTCCCCTGGGGATCCCCACCTCAGAGGACCCTTGGGGCAAACTGAGGGAACGGGGCAGTGGGAAGCTGGACCTTGCCCTGGTACTGTGTACCTGGTCCTTGTGGAGCTGGATGGGCTCCTCGAACACAGTCCAGACCACCGACTCTGTGCAGTTGGGCGTGGTGAGCGAGCCCAGGTAGCGGAAGTAGCtcctcagcttctcctccttGGGCAGCAGTTCCAGCAGGCTGCTCTCCCTCATGGTGGTGCTCATCTCTGGGGTGGGGTCAGAGCCCTTTACACACCTCGCCCTGAGCGCCAGCTGCCCCGccacccctgccccttcctgtaTAGGAAGGAGCTCCCTCCTCTCACCTGCCCTCCATCCCCATCCAGACTCACCAGGCCTGGGGATTTGGGACAGTGCCTCCACCAGGGGCTGGAAACCTTGGTTTACATTGTCTCCCTCCTGGAATAGAAGTGAAGAGGGCTTGACAGGGGACCTGGGGAGCCGCTGGTGACTGCCAGCTGGTTCTGATCTGGGGGAGGAGGGACAGCTTCCTGGACTGAGGCTCTGAGCTCCTCGCTGGCTTGGGGGGCATCTGCCTACCTTCCCCAGGTCTCTGAACCCTAAGCGAAGCGGCAGCTCCTCGCACCTGGCTCCCTGGGCACCCCGGGGATGGAAGTCCTACCTGCACCAGGAAGGCCAGCACTGCAATCTCGTCTTTAGGGTCCTGGTTGTCCTTCTCATTGCTCCTtgtcctcttctctttctcatgtACTATGTGCATCTGGGAAAGCGTGAGAGAGGACCCCTGAGGGGGCTAGAACACCCTACTTGTCCAACGTGGGGACACACCCAGAGCCTGGCTGAGCACCCTTTGGAAAAAGGCCCTCACCTCCATGGCAAAGTGCTCCCCGTCCAGGCTGTGCTCTGAGCCCCTGTCTAGCTCCTTGGACCAGTGCAGGTGAAACTGTGTGGCCCGGTACTGTGAAGTCAGGCCTCCTCCAGAAATCCTGGGCCCATTCCCCAGCGACACCATCACTGGGGACACAGAAGGGGCTTGAGTCCCTGCACCAGCCTCCCTCCAGCTTTCCCAGCCCCCCATGGCAACACCACACAGACAGGACCTTCTCCTACCTCCCTCACTTCCTGAGCTCCGGTTCTGGGCCTGAGCGGGGTGATGCAGCCCCAGACCCTACCTGGAATGCCTCCCTGGCTTCCCGGCTTCCCTCCCCCTACCTGCACATCTCCCTCTGCCCCAAAATGCAACTCTGTCCTTGTCTCACCTCTGCCTAGACCTCCTCTGTGGTGCCCTGGCATGGTCAAAGTAATGTTCAAACTCCTTAGTCCTGGGTGACCTGGCCTGGCCCACACTCCGCCCCTCCACGCTTTACTCTCTGTCCCTCAGGCACACGGAACTATTACGCAGCTCCCTGAACACCCTGCTTCACGCCTCCGTGCCTTCGCAAAGGTCGTCCCTTCTTCCTGGAAcgttcccctcccccacctccagaCTGGTCTgatgaaatgacagaaaacacAGTTAGAATGTCCCTCCTCCAGGGAAGTCCTCTCTgatgcccctcccctcctccttggctggcGAACCCTTCCCGGGAGCCTATGCCTGCCCAGCCCTCCATCCAGCCCACCTGAGACCCACCTGTGTGCCCATTGTTTTCGGCCGTCCACTTTTGCTTCATATCATAGCCAGGAAAGGAAAAGTGTCCCAGGTTGTGGTCCACCTTCGCCTTTTTGGTGACAATGTTGACAGGGGACTGGTGGTTCTTCTGGCAGTCTCCACCCCACTGATCTGGCACTGGGCACAGgagtggtggggggtggggcagagggTCAGGGTCACTTCTGCCCCACTGAGGTCAGGTCACCATCAGCCCACACGCAGGGAggtctgggggtggggaaggcacTGCAGAGGGGGCGCTCCTCTCAGCACCCTCCCCTGCTGTCTTCCTCCTCTGTCACACACAGGCAAAGTCAGGGAGTCTGGCTGCAGCAGCTTGGTGCAGGGTGGGAACGGGTTGCCTGCCGGAGGCTGCAAGTTCTGTGGTAAGGACAACCTCACAATGCTGGCCACGTCCCTCTCTGAGCTCTGGTGTTCTCCATTATAAAAGGAGAACTTTGATGGTAACCCGCTTCCTGGCAGCGTTAGAAGTTTGAAGTCGTTGAAGGGGAGATGACCTTGGAAGCCATGGAGTGGGGCTTCCTGAAAGAGCCACTACGAGAAAGGGACCTCAAACATGACACCACCTTATCTGAGGAGTGGCAGGGAGGAAGTAACCCCCAGGGGAGCCTGGCTCCCCACACCCTGGTGTTGTCAACCCTCAGATTTGCAGGGGAAGGAGTGGGGCAATGCTGCCCGGCACtccacagggcagggcaggaagaTGGCGTGCCCAAGGGAAATTGgtcagtatttgaaaaaaaaaagtgccaagaGTCAGGCACCATGCAACATGCTGGTAACCCTAGGgactcaggagaccgaggcaagaggatcacaagttcaaggccagcctgggcaacttagcgagactttgcctcaaaataaaaaattgaaaaaggctgcaggtgtggctcagtggtaaagctcgcCTGGGCTCAACCCccttacaaaacaaaaaaagccaagAACCATCTCCCAGGCCCACCAGAAAGGGTGTCACTGGAAGAGACCCAACTCTCTAATGGATCCAATGTGTTGTCTCTATACAGCTGCTGCTGACCAATTTCCCAGGGAACTCACCCTCTCAGTGACAGGAGGTACCAGCAAAAGCACTCTATGTCCCTggttctctgagcaccaggggaGGAGCTGATGTCTGACCGGGGCCTACTGTCTCCCCCCATCCTCGCTGCACCCCTGGGCTCTATTGTGATCTGAATGGACTCTACCATGCAGCAGGGCCTGTCCTCAAGACTGGTTGTATTGggagctggggttatggctcagagagcatgtgaggtgctgggttcaatcctcagcaccacataaaaataaataaaaataaatgagtccacctacaagtaaaaaaaatattaaaaaaaaaaaaaaaaaaaaaaaaaaaaaaactggttgtACTCACCAATGCAGCTGGAAGAGACCGTGACTTGAGCCTCGTAGCACCAATGTGACTCtggggcagagagaggaagagaggtctgtgcatgtgtgtcccTGTATCTGTGAGCACAAACACCTCTACTGTGTGTACATGGGAGGATCAGAGGCTGGGAATGTCCCTGGGGTTGAAGCATTTTCTTGGGGTGGGATGAAATGTTCCTGGGGTGTGGGACCAAGAGCCCCAGGaaagaagatgataagaaaaCATAGGAATGTCCCCAACCTGCCCAAGGGCTGCTCATCTGGTCATCTTGCTTAGGGTCCTGTTCCTCAGGGGGCCACTCTGTGACTAGTCAGCTCCATCCCTGGAGCTTACCTGAACTCTCTCTACCCCATGGTCATCAGCCTCCCCCTCCCTCATTCAGTCCCTGAACCTGGGAGGAGGCTCGggtgagaggggaggaggagaatgtGTGCTGCTGGCTGCCTTCCCAGGGTtgatgggggagagggaggagattGCGTGAGTCCTGGAATACCACCTCGTATTGTTCAGAGAGATTCTTGGTTAAACGCTCACAGCATAGTCTGAAAACAGTAGAATCCAGGCCGTCTGAAGAAATGCTGTTTACATCATGCTCCTGCTGGTCGTGAATAATCAGGGAAACTACGTGCACAGCAGAGGGGGCCTGTGGAAACCCTCTACGCCTTGAGCTCAATTTTTCTGTAAGCCTAAAAGGACTctaaaaataaagcttaaaaggGGGGGTATAGTAGCCcatgtctataatctcagcaactaggGGACGATGTAGataggccgaggcaggaggatcacaagttcacaggcagccttggcaacttaatgagaccctgcctcaaaataaaataatcaaaagggctggagatgtagttcagtggtagagtgcttgcctaacatgcgtgGTCCTGCATTCAATCCTAAGTACcaccataaaagaagaaaatgttcatcCCAGCAGAGGAACAGAGCATTACAACCAGAAGTAGAGTTCTTGCTGAGTCACTTAGTAGCTTGTGGATTTAGGAGCAAGTCCTTTAATGTCTCAGTTttatcatctctaaaatgggactAACATACCCACTCCATTGGGTGGTGGGGAGAATTGTATGAGTGATAGTATCGTTCTTAATAAAGTCCCATGGACAAGTCTGTCCCTtccccctgcctcccttcctctgtcAGTGACCAGATGGCCAAAGCCAAGGAGAGGCAGGAAAGGAGACACATGGAGCGAACTGGAAAGAACTCAGGGATGATGAAATTCCTAGGAAAAGCGCTGCTCCCCGCGCAGCCTCTGAGCATAtgccctctcccttcctgcctgggcTCCCCCACAAGCACATCTCCTTTTGGAAGATCTAGGCTGGGGAGGAGTCCCTGGA
Proteins encoded in this region:
- the Ca4 gene encoding carbonic anhydrase 4, whose amino-acid sequence is MRLLLGLLALAIAGSLAYAESHWCYEAQVTVSSSCIVPDQWGGDCQKNHQSPVNIVTKKAKVDHNLGHFSFPGYDMKQKWTAENNGHTVMVSLGNGPRISGGGLTSQYRATQFHLHWSKELDRGSEHSLDGEHFAMEMHIVHEKEKRTRSNEKDNQDPKDEIAVLAFLVQEGDNVNQGFQPLVEALSQIPRPEMSTTMRESSLLELLPKEEKLRSYFRYLGSLTTPNCTESVVWTVFEEPIQLHKDQILAFSQKLYYNKQQTLEMKDNIRPPQRLGDREVSRSRAPGQLLPLPLPTLLLPTLTCLMAGFLR